Proteins from one Macrobrachium rosenbergii isolate ZJJX-2024 chromosome 14, ASM4041242v1, whole genome shotgun sequence genomic window:
- the LOC136845625 gene encoding uncharacterized protein: MKTWTHLAFLLTSLLMSISATDPEGWNDGVIFDDLGIPKASPCNDRRCLKYYKGEWLTDRCPGSRLVSYCPETNKYCCARNCVVKATCPTGACVQRKSDCLKGVVKDGCGGKMCFCCKP, translated from the exons ATGAAGACTTGGACTCACTTGGCTTTTCTACTTACGTCACTTCTG atgtcaATCAGTGCAACTGATCCGGAAGGATGGAACGATGGTGTCATCTTTGACGACCTAGGAATACCCAAGG CTTCACCTTGCAACGACAGAAGGTGTCTTAAGTACTACAAAGGCGAGTGGCTGACGGATAGGTGTCCCGGATCGCGCCTCGTGAGTTACTGCCCTGAAACGAATAAGTACTGCTGCGCCAGAAACTGCGTTGTTAAAGCAACGTGCCCTACGGGAGCCTGCGTCCAGAGGAAGTCGGATTGCCTTAAGGGCGTGGTGAAGGATGGCTGTGGTGGGAAAATGTGTTTCTGCTGCAAG